From a region of the Marmota flaviventris isolate mMarFla1 chromosome 13, mMarFla1.hap1, whole genome shotgun sequence genome:
- the Slc46a2 gene encoding solute carrier family 46 member 2: MGPEVACPWRGHRPHFQVRTWIEPVVASSQVASSFYDAGLLLVVKASFAAGGSSNYSTSPSPRGDPEDQQQKAISNFYIIYNLVVGLTPLLSAYGLGWLSDRYHRKISISVSLLGFLLSRLTLLLKVLLDWPVAVLYAGAALNGLGGGFSAFWSGVMALGSLGSSEGRRSLRLIVIDLVLGLAGFCGSMASGHLFKQITGHSRQGLVLTACSVGCATFALFYSLLVLKVPEPIAKANKKLPAVDTESGIVGTYRTLDPDQPEKQNVVVHTPPPGKGRPKRTIIVLLFVGAIIYDLAVVGTVDMMPLFVLREPLSWNQVQVGYGMASGYIIFITSFLGVLVFSRCFQDTTMIMIGMVSFGSGALLLAFVKETYMFYIARAVMLFALIPITTIRSAMSKLINGSSYGKVFVILQLSLALTGVVTSTVYNNLYQLTMDKFLGTCFVLSSFLSFLAIVPIGIVAYKQVLWLQYGNTTEK; encoded by the exons ATGGGTCCCGAGGTCGCCTGCCCGTGGAGGGGCCACCGGCCTCACTTCCAGGTGAGGACCTGGATCGAGCCGGTGGTAGCCTCGTCCCAGGTGGCCAGCTCCTTCTACGACGCGGGATTACTCCTAGTGGTAAAAGCGTCCTTCGCAGCCGGGGGCTCCTCCAACTACAGCACCAGCCCCTCGCCCCGGGGGGATCCAGAGGACCAACAGCAGAAGGCCATCTCCAATTTCTACATCATCTACAACCTCGTCGTGGGCCTGACGCCCCTGCTGTCCGCCTATGGGCTGGGCTGGCTCAGCGACCGCTACCACCGCAAGATCTCCATCTCCGTGTCGCTGCTGGGCTTCCTGCTCTCCCGCCTCACACTGCTGCTCAAGGTGCTGCTGGACTGGCCGGTGGCAGTGTTGTACGCGGGTGCAGCGCTCAATGGGCTGGGCGGCGGCTTCTCGGCTTTCTGGTCCGGGGTCATGGCGCTGGGATCTCTGGGCTCCTCTGAAGGCCGCCGCTCCCTGCGCCTCATTGTTATCGATTTGGTCTTGGGCTTGGCGGGGTTCTGCGGGAGCATGGCCTCGGGTCATCTCTTCAAGCAAATAACTGGGCACTCTAGGCAGGGCCTGGTGCTGACAGCCTGCAGCGTAGGCTGTGCCACTTTTGCCCTTTTCTATAGCCTCTTGGTGCTGAAGGTCCCTGAACCCATAGCCAAGGCCAACAAGAAGCTCCCTGCAGTGGATACGGAGTCTGGCATAGTGGGCACCTACCGCACCCTGGATCCTGATCAGCCAGAAAAGCAAAATGTAGTGGTGCACACTCCACCTCCTGGAAAAGGCAGACCCAAAAGAACCATCATTGTCCTGCTCTTTGTGGGTGCCATCATCTATGACCTGGCTGTAGTAGGCACAGTGGACATGATGCCTCTTTTTGTGCTGAGGGAGCCTCTCAGTTGGAACCAAGTGCAGGTGGGCTATGGTATGGCTTCCGGGTACATCATCTTCATCACCAGCTTTCTGGGCGTCCTGGTCTTCTCCCGCTGCTTCCAGGACACCACCATGATCATGATTGGGATGGTCTCTTTCGGATCAGGAGCCCTCCTCTTGGCCTTTGTGAAAGAGACATACATGTTCTATATTG CCCGTGCCGTCATGCTGTTCGCCCTCATCCCCATCACGACCATCCGTTCAGCCATGTCCAAACTCATCAATGGCTCCTCTTACG GAAAGGTGTTCGTCATTCTGCAGCTGTCCCTGGCTCTGACCGGAGTGGTGACATCCACCGTGTATAACAACCTCTATCAGCTTACCATGGACAAGTTCCTGGGCACCTGCTTTGTTCtgtcctcctttctctccttcctggccatTGTCCCGATTGG CATCGTGGCCTATAAACAAGTCCTATGGTTGCAATATGGAAACACGACTGAGAAATGA